One region of Skermanella mucosa genomic DNA includes:
- the ftsL gene encoding cell division protein FtsL: protein MISKSTVIWLGLAGLASGALFHTSYRVQALGEDLAGLNRAIIHEQEAIQILKAEWSYMNDPTRIEEMARRHLVLGPTAAGQVIASVETIPARLHPVDPDAPQGPALVAGTVPMPSRKPGAGSQPASPPAGSVVLATYKVTQ, encoded by the coding sequence ATGATCAGCAAGTCCACGGTGATCTGGCTCGGTCTGGCGGGCCTGGCGAGCGGGGCATTGTTCCACACGAGCTACCGGGTGCAGGCGCTCGGCGAGGACCTGGCCGGGCTGAACCGCGCGATCATCCACGAACAGGAAGCCATCCAGATCCTGAAGGCCGAGTGGAGCTACATGAACGATCCGACCCGGATCGAGGAAATGGCGCGCCGCCACCTGGTGCTCGGCCCGACCGCCGCCGGGCAGGTGATCGCCTCGGTCGAGACCATCCCGGCGCGGCTGCACCCGGTCGATCCCGACGCGCCGCAGGGCCCCGCGCTTGTCGCCGGGACGGTGCCGATGCCGTCGCGCAAGCCGGGCGCCGGCAGCCAGCCGGCAAGCCCGCCGGCCGGTTCCGTGGTGCTCGCCACCTACAAGGTGACGCAATGA
- a CDS encoding peptidoglycan D,D-transpeptidase FtsI family protein produces MTGIHAPRHWHIDRAQATAAAGGRTAERRTGGRAAQALEQARSRLMVTVAVFALAFGAVGVKLVDATVMSQGGDTGLAQAASAHAIPASRADIVDRNGVLLASSLATASLHADPKLVINPLEATQKLTSVLTDLDYQDTLAKLKSDKRFVWIRRNLSPREHYEVNRLGIPGLYFQREERRVYPNANLTAHVVGFTGVDNNGLMGVEQSFDSRLRSSSEPVQLSLDVRLQHLVKRELQSAVDEFQALGGAGMIMDVKTGEVLAMVSLPDFDPHAPTNDENARFNRNTLGVYEMGSTFKIFNSALALESGKIRMGDSFDATKSVRVGRFTISDYHGKNRWLTVPEVFMYSSNIGSVRMALEVGTPAQRALMDKLGLLRRSPVEIPEVGAPMVPSPWREASTMTIAFGHGLSVSPIQMASATAATVNGGLLHPPTLLKRDPGDPVPAERVISPQTSDQIRRLMRLVVTQGTATGAAAPGYVVGGKTGTAEKTSGRGYAKKALLSSFIGAFPIQDPRYLVMAMVDEPKGNKRTYGYATGGWVAAPLAGRIIQQMGPLMGIAPIDENRPDIRTATEIHLNPRGSTLASY; encoded by the coding sequence ATGACCGGCATCCATGCGCCCCGCCACTGGCATATCGACCGCGCCCAGGCGACGGCGGCGGCCGGCGGCCGCACCGCCGAGCGGCGTACCGGGGGCCGCGCCGCGCAGGCTTTGGAACAGGCGCGCAGCCGGCTGATGGTGACCGTCGCGGTCTTTGCGCTCGCCTTCGGCGCGGTCGGCGTCAAGCTGGTCGATGCCACCGTGATGAGCCAGGGGGGAGACACGGGCCTGGCGCAGGCCGCCTCCGCCCATGCCATCCCGGCCAGCCGCGCCGACATCGTGGACCGCAACGGCGTGCTGCTGGCGAGCTCACTGGCGACCGCGTCGCTGCATGCCGACCCCAAGCTGGTGATCAACCCGCTGGAGGCGACGCAGAAGCTGACCTCCGTCCTGACCGACCTGGACTACCAGGACACCCTGGCCAAGCTGAAGAGCGACAAGCGGTTCGTCTGGATCCGGCGGAACCTGTCGCCGCGCGAGCATTACGAGGTCAACCGGCTCGGCATCCCCGGCCTCTATTTCCAGCGCGAGGAGCGCCGGGTCTACCCGAACGCCAACCTGACCGCCCATGTCGTGGGTTTCACCGGCGTCGACAACAACGGCCTGATGGGAGTCGAGCAATCGTTCGACAGCCGCCTGAGGTCGTCCAGCGAGCCGGTCCAGCTGTCCCTGGACGTGCGCCTCCAGCACCTGGTCAAGCGGGAGCTCCAGAGCGCCGTGGACGAGTTCCAGGCCCTGGGCGGCGCCGGCATGATCATGGACGTCAAGACTGGCGAGGTCCTGGCGATGGTCTCGCTGCCGGACTTCGACCCCCACGCCCCGACCAACGACGAGAACGCGCGCTTCAACCGCAACACGCTCGGCGTGTACGAGATGGGTTCGACGTTCAAGATCTTCAATTCGGCCCTCGCCCTGGAGTCGGGCAAGATCCGCATGGGCGACAGCTTCGACGCGACCAAGTCGGTCCGGGTCGGACGCTTCACGATCAGCGACTACCACGGCAAGAACCGTTGGCTGACCGTCCCCGAAGTCTTCATGTACTCGTCCAACATCGGCTCGGTCCGGATGGCGCTGGAGGTCGGCACGCCGGCCCAGCGGGCGCTGATGGACAAGCTGGGCCTGCTCAGGCGGTCGCCGGTTGAGATCCCCGAGGTCGGGGCGCCGATGGTGCCCAGCCCCTGGCGCGAAGCCAGCACCATGACGATCGCCTTCGGGCACGGTCTGTCGGTCAGCCCGATCCAGATGGCCTCGGCCACCGCCGCCACGGTCAACGGCGGCCTGCTGCACCCGCCCACCCTGCTGAAGCGCGATCCCGGCGACCCGGTACCCGCGGAGCGCGTAATTTCGCCACAAACCTCGGACCAAATCCGCCGTCTGATGCGCTTGGTCGTGACCCAGGGCACGGCGACCGGAGCGGCCGCCCCCGGCTACGTGGTCGGCGGCAAGACGGGTACGGCGGAGAAGACCAGTGGGCGTGGCTATGCGAAGAAGGCCCTGTTGTCGTCGTTCATCGGCGCCTTCCCGATCCAGGACCCCCGCTACCTGGTGATGGCGATGGTCGACGAGCCGAAGGGCAACAAGCGCACCTACGGCTACGCCACCGGCGGCTGGGTCGCGGCACCGCTGGCCGGCAGGATCATCCAGCAGATGGGGCCGCTGATGGGCATCGCCCCGATCGACGAGAACCGGCCCGACATCCGCACGGCCACGGAAATCCATCTCAATCCCCGGGGAAGCACCCTTGCGTCTTACTGA
- a CDS encoding UDP-N-acetylmuramoyl-L-alanyl-D-glutamate--2,6-diaminopimelate ligase → MRLTDLASSDTAPAAPLQARDPLIAGLTSDSRAVKPGFLFAALPGSRADGRAFVADAVARGAVAVLGPAGTVLPDGTPDGVTLIEDENPRRRLALMAARFYGRQPAHVAAVTGTNGKTSTVQFARQIWALLGHRAASLGTLGITAPGLERYGSLTTPDTVSLHQALAELADAGVDHLAMEASSHGLDQYRLDGVTIETAGFTNLSRDHLDYHGSMEAYLAAKSMLFDRVLPPGGTAVLNADAPEFTPLSELCSRRGHRLIGYGTQAKELALRDLIPLPHGQRLKLTVLGRDHDIDLPLAGRFQCMNALCALGMAIGTGADPDEAAAALERLDGVRGRLEQVARHPSGAPIYVDYAHTPDALETVLKALRPHAAKRLVVVFGCGGDRDRGKRPVMGELADRLADRVIVTDDNPRTEAAEAIRREVMAGCPDAEEIGDRAAAIRAAVRDLAEGDVLVIAGKGHEQGQTVGTVVRPFDDADEARAALREALV, encoded by the coding sequence TTGCGTCTTACTGACCTCGCCTCCTCCGACACCGCCCCGGCCGCGCCGCTCCAGGCCCGCGATCCCCTGATCGCGGGCCTGACGAGCGATTCGCGCGCGGTGAAGCCGGGGTTCCTGTTCGCGGCCCTGCCGGGGAGCCGGGCCGACGGACGGGCCTTCGTGGCCGACGCGGTGGCGCGCGGCGCGGTGGCGGTGCTGGGACCGGCCGGCACGGTGCTGCCGGACGGGACGCCCGACGGCGTGACCCTGATCGAGGACGAGAACCCCCGGCGCCGGCTGGCGCTGATGGCGGCCCGCTTCTACGGGCGGCAGCCGGCCCATGTCGCGGCGGTGACCGGCACCAACGGCAAGACCTCCACCGTGCAGTTCGCCCGCCAGATCTGGGCCCTGCTGGGCCACCGGGCGGCCAGCCTGGGCACTCTCGGCATCACGGCGCCGGGGCTGGAGCGCTACGGCTCCCTGACCACGCCGGACACGGTGTCGCTTCACCAGGCGCTCGCCGAGCTTGCCGACGCCGGGGTCGACCATCTCGCCATGGAGGCGTCGAGCCACGGACTCGACCAGTACCGCCTGGACGGCGTGACGATCGAAACCGCTGGTTTCACAAATTTGTCACGCGACCACCTGGATTACCACGGCAGTATGGAGGCTTACCTCGCGGCGAAGTCGATGCTGTTCGACCGCGTCCTGCCCCCCGGCGGGACGGCGGTGCTGAACGCGGACGCGCCCGAGTTCACCCCTCTGTCAGAGCTGTGTTCGCGGCGTGGTCATCGCCTGATCGGCTATGGCACACAGGCGAAGGAGCTTGCCTTGCGCGACCTGATCCCCCTGCCCCACGGACAGCGCCTGAAGCTGACCGTGCTCGGCCGGGACCACGACATCGACCTGCCGCTGGCCGGGCGCTTCCAATGCATGAACGCGCTGTGCGCGCTGGGCATGGCGATCGGCACCGGCGCCGACCCGGACGAGGCGGCGGCGGCGCTGGAACGGCTGGACGGCGTCCGCGGCCGGCTGGAGCAGGTCGCCCGCCACCCCTCGGGCGCCCCGATCTACGTGGACTACGCCCACACGCCCGACGCGCTGGAGACTGTGCTGAAGGCCCTGCGTCCCCACGCGGCTAAGCGGCTGGTGGTGGTGTTCGGCTGCGGCGGCGACCGCGACCGGGGCAAGCGGCCGGTCATGGGCGAGCTGGCGGACCGGCTGGCCGACCGGGTCATCGTGACCGACGACAACCCCAGGACCGAAGCGGCGGAGGCGATCCGGCGCGAGGTCATGGCCGGCTGCCCGGACGCCGAGGAGATCGGCGACCGCGCCGCGGCGATCCGCGCCGCCGTCCGGGACCTGGCCGAGGGCGACGTGCTGGTGATCGCCGGCAAGGGCCACGAGCAGGGCCAGACCGTCGGCACCGTGGTGAGGCCGTTCGACGACGCCGACGAGGCGCGCGCCGCCCTGCGGGAGGCCCTGGTCTGA
- a CDS encoding UDP-N-acetylmuramoylalanyl-D-glutamyl-2,6-diaminopimelate--D-alanyl-D-alanine ligase produces the protein MAQAPMAQAPVLWTAGDAAAATNGTLSGAPGWQAAGVSIDSRTIRPGDLFIALKGPNFDGHRYVAQALAAGAAAALVSHRPDGVGPDAPLVMVEDTFAALQDLGSVARLRTNAKVVAVTGSVGKTSTKEALGTCLSALAPTFATAGSLNNHWGVPLSLARMPADCTYAVFELGMNHAGEIGPLSRQVRPDVAVITTIEAVHLEHFPSVEAIADAKAEIFEGMAPNGAVVLNRDNPHYARLVAAARTRGLSRILGFGKADDASARLTDCSIHATCSAVNAVIKGEALQYCLALPGRHHVMNSLAVLLAVRALGGDVVAAARAMATLKPIKGRGARRRVQLAQGALTVIDESYNASPVSMEASFQVLAKGDPGVGGRRIAVLGDMLELGERSPLLHAALAEPLKAASVDLAFCAGPHMKRLFDRLPADMRGAWAPDSAALAPLVAGAVRAGDVLMVKGSAGSRMAAVVDAVAALDAGADTRSDPTSRTTPEDAPDDKAHRAARQG, from the coding sequence ATGGCCCAAGCTCCGATGGCCCAAGCCCCCGTCCTCTGGACCGCCGGCGACGCCGCGGCGGCGACCAACGGCACCCTGAGCGGCGCCCCCGGCTGGCAGGCGGCCGGCGTGTCGATCGACAGCCGCACGATCCGGCCGGGCGACCTGTTCATCGCGCTGAAGGGGCCGAACTTCGATGGCCACCGCTACGTGGCGCAGGCCTTGGCGGCCGGCGCCGCGGCCGCGCTGGTGTCGCACCGGCCGGACGGCGTCGGGCCGGACGCCCCGCTGGTCATGGTCGAGGACACCTTCGCCGCCCTCCAGGACCTGGGCTCGGTGGCGCGGCTGCGCACCAACGCCAAGGTCGTCGCGGTGACCGGGTCGGTCGGCAAGACCAGCACCAAGGAGGCGCTGGGCACCTGCCTGTCGGCATTGGCGCCGACCTTCGCCACGGCGGGCAGCCTGAACAACCATTGGGGCGTGCCGCTCAGCCTGGCGCGCATGCCGGCCGACTGCACCTACGCGGTGTTCGAGCTGGGCATGAACCATGCCGGCGAGATCGGGCCGCTGTCCCGCCAGGTCCGCCCCGACGTCGCGGTGATCACGACCATCGAGGCCGTCCATCTGGAGCACTTCCCCTCGGTCGAGGCGATCGCCGACGCCAAGGCGGAGATCTTCGAGGGCATGGCGCCCAACGGCGCCGTGGTCCTGAACCGCGACAACCCCCATTACGCCCGGCTGGTCGCCGCCGCCCGCACCCGCGGCCTGTCGCGTATCCTGGGCTTCGGCAAGGCCGACGACGCCAGTGCCCGGCTGACCGACTGCTCGATCCACGCGACCTGCAGCGCGGTGAACGCCGTGATCAAGGGGGAGGCGCTGCAATACTGCCTGGCGCTTCCCGGCCGCCACCACGTGATGAACAGCCTGGCCGTGCTCCTGGCGGTCCGCGCGCTGGGCGGCGACGTGGTCGCGGCGGCGCGGGCGATGGCGACGCTGAAGCCGATCAAGGGACGGGGTGCCCGCCGGCGCGTGCAGCTGGCCCAGGGCGCCCTGACCGTGATCGACGAGAGCTACAACGCCAGCCCGGTCTCCATGGAGGCGAGCTTCCAGGTGCTGGCCAAGGGCGATCCGGGCGTCGGCGGGCGGCGCATCGCCGTGCTGGGCGACATGCTGGAGCTGGGCGAGCGCTCGCCCCTGCTGCACGCGGCCCTGGCCGAACCGCTGAAGGCCGCCTCGGTGGACCTGGCGTTCTGCGCCGGCCCCCACATGAAGCGCCTGTTCGACAGGCTGCCGGCCGACATGCGCGGCGCCTGGGCGCCGGACAGCGCGGCGCTGGCCCCCCTGGTGGCCGGGGCGGTGCGCGCCGGCGACGTCCTGATGGTCAAGGGGTCGGCCGGCAGCCGCATGGCCGCCGTGGTCGACGCGGTCGCCGCGCTGGATGCCGGTGCCGACACCCGTTCCGACCCAACCTCCCGAACGACTCCCGAAGATGCTCCCGACGACAAGGCGCACCGCGCCGCACGGCAGGGCTGA
- the mraY gene encoding phospho-N-acetylmuramoyl-pentapeptide-transferase gives MLYHLLFPLADEFIIFNLFRYITFRTGGAILTASVISFVFFPTLIRWLKSKQGEGQPIRSDGPETHQKKKGTPTMGGLMILIAVMISTLLWADLTNLFVWVVLLVTIGFGLIGFGDDFLKLTKRNTKGLSGKLKLAGQIGTGGAAALIIAVFGQDTVSHGLAVPFMKDLLIDLGWFFVPMAVFVMVGASNAVNLTDGLDGLAIVPVMIAASCFGLIAYLVGNTVFANYLQIHHVPGTGELAVFCGAMVGAGLGFLWFNAPPAMVFMGDTGSLSIGGALGAISVITKHELVLAIIGGLFVLETVSVIVQVTSYKLTGKRVFRMAPLHHHFEKKGWAEPTVVIRFWIIAVVLALVGLSTLKLR, from the coding sequence ATGCTTTACCACCTGCTGTTTCCCCTGGCGGATGAGTTCATCATCTTCAATCTGTTCCGGTACATCACGTTCCGGACGGGCGGAGCGATCCTGACCGCGTCGGTGATCAGCTTCGTCTTCTTCCCGACCCTGATCCGCTGGCTGAAGTCCAAGCAGGGCGAGGGCCAGCCGATCCGCAGCGACGGGCCGGAAACCCATCAGAAGAAGAAGGGCACCCCGACCATGGGCGGCCTGATGATCCTGATCGCGGTGATGATCAGCACGCTGCTGTGGGCCGACCTGACCAACCTGTTCGTCTGGGTCGTCCTGCTGGTGACCATAGGATTCGGCCTGATCGGTTTCGGCGACGACTTCCTGAAGCTGACCAAGCGCAACACCAAGGGCCTGTCGGGCAAGCTGAAGCTGGCCGGACAGATCGGCACCGGCGGCGCCGCAGCCCTGATCATCGCGGTGTTCGGCCAGGACACCGTGTCCCACGGGCTGGCGGTCCCCTTCATGAAGGACCTGCTGATCGACCTGGGCTGGTTCTTCGTGCCGATGGCGGTGTTCGTGATGGTCGGGGCCAGCAACGCGGTCAACCTGACCGACGGGCTGGACGGGCTGGCGATCGTGCCGGTGATGATCGCGGCGAGCTGCTTCGGCCTGATAGCGTACCTGGTCGGCAACACGGTCTTTGCCAACTACCTGCAGATCCACCACGTGCCGGGAACAGGCGAGCTGGCGGTGTTCTGCGGCGCCATGGTCGGTGCCGGCCTGGGCTTCCTGTGGTTCAACGCGCCGCCGGCCATGGTCTTCATGGGAGACACCGGGTCGCTGTCGATCGGCGGGGCGCTCGGCGCCATCAGCGTCATCACGAAGCACGAGCTGGTGCTGGCGATCATCGGCGGCCTGTTCGTGCTGGAGACCGTGTCGGTGATCGTCCAGGTCACCTCCTACAAGCTGACCGGCAAGCGGGTGTTCCGCATGGCGCCGCTGCATCATCATTTCGAGAAGAAGGGCTGGGCCGAGCCGACCGTCGTCATCCGCTTCTGGATCATCGCCGTGGTGCTGGCGCTGGTCGGCCTGTCCACCCTGAAGCTGCGGTGA